The genomic segment GCCAATCCCCAATCTCGTTCGTGCTGCTGGGGGCAAGTGTGTAATGTCCTGACCCTTGTATTTGATTTTTCCTTGCGAAGGAATAAGCTGCCCGCTTAACAAGTTAAACAACGTCGTCTTTCCGGCTCCATTCGGTCCGATGATCGAAGTAAATCGCTGCTTTGGTATGCTTAGCGATACCTTGTTTATGACTGTTTGCTCCCCGAATGCTACGCTGAGGTCAACCGTTTCCAACAAGTAACTCATCACACACCTCCTCTACTTCTGGTTCCTGACAGGTGGTGCTGTTTCTTCCATCGTCATCTCCCGGACGAGTACAGGCACAGGGTGATCGACTCCGTCTTTTTTCTCCAGCTTGATCGCGTACAACGTTTGCAGTGCCTGATGATCCTCCGCCCGGAACTGCATCTGGCCCTTCGGCGTATCAAAGGTCATGCCTTCCATCGCAGCAATCAGCTTCTCCGAATCCGTATCGGCGTTCGTCTTTTTCAGTGCTTCCACAATCGCTACGGCTGCCGTCATCCCGCCTGCCGTAAACAAATCTGGAATCTCGCCGTTAAAACGCTTTTTGTGCTCATCGATGAGCCAGTCGTTCATTTTCGTTTTCGGGAGCGAATGGTAATACACCGAGAAGCCTTCCATCCCGATCATTGCCTCCATCGTTTTCAATGCAGCGATATCAGGCGCTCCCGTAGACACCTTGATGCCTTTTTGCTGGACCTGCATATCTTGAAGCTGTTTCCACGGGGAGTTCGAGCCTGCCCACGTGATGAACACGTATTCGGGTTTGGCGCTGATGATTTTTTGGATGTTGGCTGTAAAATCAGTCGTGTTTGTGTCCACGTATTGTTCTTCGATAATGACAGCCCCTAATTTTTCAGCAGCGGTCTTAAAGGCTTCAATCCCTTCTCGACCGTAGGCGCTGTCTTGAGCCATCGTCGCGATCTTCGTTCCTTTGGAAGCAATCGCCGCAGCA from the Brevibacillus brevis genome contains:
- a CDS encoding substrate-binding domain-containing protein, which gives rise to MSVVLAVGCSQNESASSGGGNTIKVGVLASLTGPLESYGKQTARGFELGLDYATEGKREIAGKKIEFVVEDTETKPDVAVQKATKLMETDKVDFLVGSSSSGDTLAVLPLAEEYKKIMVVEPAVADSITGKNWNKYIFRTGRNSSQDAVAGAAAIASKGTKIATMAQDSAYGREGIEAFKTAAEKLGAVIIEEQYVDTNTTDFTANIQKIISAKPEYVFITWAGSNSPWKQLQDMQVQQKGIKVSTGAPDIAALKTMEAMIGMEGFSVYYHSLPKTKMNDWLIDEHKKRFNGEIPDLFTAGGMTAAVAIVEALKKTNADTDSEKLIAAMEGMTFDTPKGQMQFRAEDHQALQTLYAIKLEKKDGVDHPVPVLVREMTMEETAPPVRNQK